The Polaribacter sp. HaHaR_3_91 genomic sequence ACCGGTCTTTTTAGAGATATCCCTATACCTAATTGGACATTGCGTTACAATGGTTTAATGAAGTTTAATTTCTTCAAGAAAAACTTCAGTAATTTTGTAGTTTCACATGGTTATAGATCTTCTTACACTGTATCTAGTTTTACCAATAACTTACAGTATGATGCCAATAACCCGTACGCAAATATAAATGCTGCCAACAATTATGAATCAGAATTATTAGTATCTGCAGTTACTTTAGTAGATGAATTTTCTCCACTAATTAAACTAGATATGAAAATGAGAAACTCATTCTCTTTAAGAGGAGAAATAAAAAGTGACAGAACGCTTACTATGAATTTTAATAACAGCACCTTAACAGATATTTCTGGAACAGAATTTATATTTGGAATGGGATATGTTTTTGAAGACGTAAAATTCAATACTCGTTTTACAGGAAAGAAACAAACACTAAAAGGAGATGTCAATTTAAGAGCAGATGTGTCTTTAAGAGATAATATTACACAAATTAGATCTGTAGATGAAGATAATGATCAAATTAGTGGTGGACAAAAACTTTTTTCTATTAAATTTACCGCAGATTATAGATTAAGTAATAGTTTAACCGCATCATTCTATTACAACCATCAAACATCTAGATATGCAATCTCTACCACTTTTCCTAGACAAGCGATTAATGGAGGATTTAATATTATTTATAACTTAGGAGGAAATTAAACATAACAACAAAAACTATTTAAAAAAATGAATTTACCATCAGAATTAAAGTATACTAAAGACCACGAGTGGATTAAGGTTGAAGGAGACGTAGCAACTGTAGGAATTACAGAATTTGCACAAGGAGAATTAGGAGACATTGTTTATGTAGATGTAGATACTTTAGACGATACTGTAGAAGAAGGAGACGTTTTTGGCTCTGTAGAAGCTGTTAAAACAGTTTCAGACTTATTTATGCCTTTATCAGGAGAAGTAATAGAATTTAATGAAGAATTAGAAGAGGAGCCAGAATTGGTAAACTCAGACCCTTATGGAAAAGGTTGGATGATTAAAATTAAAATATCAGATAGTTCACAAATAAATGATTTATTGGATGCTGCAGCGTATCAAGAGCTTATTGAAGGATAACCTTTTTATCATTGCGATATTCATAACAATTACAATTGCTTATTTGAGTTTAAGGAGAATGCCTAAGATAGAAACTGGTATCAATAACGTTGATAAAATATATCATCTTATTGCCTACTTTACACTTTCTGTAACTTGGTTATTCTCTTTTTATAGAAAACCAACTCTAAAATATGTGATTGTTATTTGTTGTATTTTTTTTGGCATAATTATTGAAGTTTTACAACAGACATTAACTACATATAGAACAGGAGATTATAAAGATGCAATAGCAAATACAGTAGGTATTCTCTTAGGTTTTATTATTTTTAATCAAATTTTGAAAAAAATTACAGTTAATTCATACTAAGACTTGTATATAAACCAATAATTTAATTAAATTAGCGAACTATTAAAAACTCTTTACAATGGAAATTAAAAAAAACCCGAAATCAAATTTAGAAAATTACAGTAAAATTTTTATGCAAATAGGTTTGGTTTTAGCACTATTTGTAACTTACGCAGCTATAGAAAACAAAACTTATGATAAAGTTATTGGAGACTTAGGTACAGTGAGCATGAATGCTGATATGGAAGAAGAAACAGTTATTACTGAAAAAATAGAACCTATTAAACCAAAAACTCCACCACCTCCAGCACCAGAAAAAATAGAAATTGTAGAGGATGAGGAAGAAGTTGAAGAAACTGTAATCGAATCTACTGAAACAGATGAAACCGAAGCTGTAGAGGTTGAAGAAATTGTAGAAATTCAAGAAGTTGAAGAAGTTGTAGAAGATGTAAGTTTTATGATTATTGAAGATGTACCTGTATTTCCTGGATGTAAAGGAAGTAAAAACGAGTTAAAAGCTTGTTTTAGTAAAATGGTACAAAAGCACTTCTCTAGAAAGTTTGATGCAAATTTACCAAACGAATTAGGATTATCTTCTGGTAGAAAAAGAGTATTTATCGGTTTCAAAATTGATAAAAACGGTAATATTGTTGATGTTAATGCAAGAGCTCCACACCCAAAAATTAAAAGTGAAGTTATTAGCGTAATGAAACAATTACCTAAAATGAAACCAGGTAGACAAAGAGGTAAGCCAGTAGGAGTAAAATATAGTATTCCTTTTACTTTAATTGTAGAGTAATTTATAATACATTATATAAAAAAACGTTTAGAGTTAAAACTCTAAACGTTTTTTTATGCCTTAAACTTTTTTAATGTCTTATAATATTCATAAATTATAGCAAATTAAATATGAAAACTTACTTAATATTAATATTTTCAACTCTACTTTTATATAGCTGTAACCAAGAAATTAAAAAAACAGAAAACTTCTCACCTTTAATAAACTACCAATATCTGATTAAAACAAATAACGATTTTAAATTACCTACTGAAACTTATAAAATACGTTACAAATCAAATGGTCTTGAAATAACTGGTTTTCTAACAATACCAAAAGATTTACAGAAATATCCTACCATAATTTATAACAGAGGAGGTAATAGAGATTTTGGTACTTTTACGACTAAAAGTTTAATATATCAACAATACTTATCATCAAATGGTTTTATAGTACTGTCTTCTCAATTAAGAGGAAATATGCACAGTGAAGGAAAAGATGAATTTGGAGGAAAAGATTTAAATGATATCCTTAAACTTATTGAAATCAATAAATCCCTCAAATATTCTAATCAAAATATTGGAGTATTCGGAATATCTAGAGGAGGTCTAAATGCATACCAAATTTCGAGATTAACCGATGAAATTAAAGCCATTGCAGTTGTTGGTGCCCCAACGGATCTAAGACTTGATTTTGATACTCGTCCAGAAATGTATGAAAAAGTATTAAAAGAATTAATTGGTGACACTATCAATTTTAAAAAGGAGTATGACTATAGGTCTCCAATAAAATGGGTAAATGAGATCAATGAACCAACGCTTATTTTACATGGATCAGATGATTGGAAAGTAAAGCCCATAAATGCAGAACTGATGATTAAAGAAATGAAAAGACTGAATAAGGAGTTTGACTTTCAAATTGTTGAAAATGGCGACCATGGATTAAATACTCACCGTAATATTAGAAATGAAAAAGTAATAAACTGGTTCAGAAAGTACTTAAAATAACCTGATGTAAAGATACTTAGCATAACAATCTCATTAAAGAAACTGGAATAAAAAATAATAGTAGATACTCCATTCTTATATTTAAAACTAACAAAGTATATTAAAACAGTTCTAATTTAGAACCGAAAACGTTTTAATAAATAACCAAGTGTAGTTAGTCCATAAAAAAACTCCAAAAAATTACTTTTTTGGAGTTTCAATAGCCCGTTAATTGGCTAAACAAAAATAAAAATTATTTATTAGCAGCTAATTTAGCTTCATGTTTCCATAAATTTACGCTAACAATTGCATTGTTATTATAATTAATTTCTTTTAAAGATTCATCATTCCAAACAAACCACTTTCCTACTTTTTTGCCATCATTGTATTTGGCAATTTGAGTTTTGTTTCCGTTTTTATCAAAACGAGTCCATTGACCTGTTAATTTTTTATCTTTAAAGTACCCTTCAGTACTAATAGAACCATCTTCGTAATAATAAGTAGCTTTCACTAAATCTCCCTCTATGGTATAAGTTGTTTCTCTATCTTGTGCGTATCCTATTGTTGCTACACAAAGAACTATAAGTGTTAGTATATTTTTCATGACGATAATTTTTTATTGTTATATTACATGTTCAAATATACGTGAAAAATTACAATTAAGCAACCTTTTGGTAACATTAATTTAACATTGGAGTTTTAAGAATAAAAACAACACATTTACTATATATAAATTTAAACCAAAGATGATGGCAGTTATGAAGGTTATCTAAGTATTAGCTATTTCTTAAAAAAGTTGGGAAGAAGCGACTAGAGTAACAGTAAAAGAAGCCTTTTACATCGGTAAAAAATATAAGATCTATTTTTTTACAATCGCAAAGTGCTGTTGTAAATAATGATGAGATTACTGAATTTATAGTAAACTTAAAAATCACATTAGAAATAAATTAAAAGATAAATCAACTTACTCTAAATTTTTCACATCAAATTAAATCGATTTACTCAATACAACACAATGAATACAATACAATGAATACAATACAAATAATTCTTATTAGCTTGGTTGTTATTATCCACATGTACATCGTCTATATAGAAATGGCTGTTTGGACTTCAGAAAAAGCAATGAATGCCTTTGCTATAAAAACCAAATAATTTGCAAAAGAAACAAAGTCCATGGCCGCAAACCAAGGTTTATATAACGGTTTTATAGTTGCTGGATTAATATGGTCTTTAATAGCTGTAAAAGTAGATGTTGCAATCTTCTTTTTGTCTTGCGTAGCAATAGCAGGACTTTATGGTGCCTATTCTATCAAGATAATTCGCATACTTTATGTACAAACAATACCAACAGCACTAGGCATTATTTCACTTTTAATATTATAGTTAAACTTTTTCTTGTTCAATAAGAAACCTTTATTTTTGCATTTAATTTATAAACAGAAGATAAAAAATGAAAAAATATTTAGAGTATTTAGAAAAATTAATTATTGAATATACGCCTAAAGTATTAGTAGCATTAGCTATTTTAATTATTGGTTTATTAGTTATAAAACTAATTGTTAAAGGTGCTAAAAAGGCAATGAATAAGGGTGGTATTGACACTACTCTTCAAACTTTTTTAAGTAATTTACTTGGTTGGGTACTAAAAATATTATTAATTATAGTTGTTATTTCTAAACTAGGAGTAGAAACAACCTCTTTTGCAGCAATTATAGCAGCAGCAGGTTTAGCTGTTGGTTTAGCACTACAGGGATCTCTTGCTAATTTTGCTGGAGGTGTTTTAATTATGATTTTTAAACCTTTTAAACTAGGTGATTTTATTGAAGCACAAGGAGAAAGCGGAACTGTAAAGCAGATTGAAATCTTTACAACGAAACTAAACACTACAGATAATAAAGAAATTATAATTCCTAATGGAACGTTATCTAATGGTAATATTGTTAACTATAGTACAGAAGCTACTCGTCGTGTAGATTTTACATTTGGTGTAGGGTATGATTCTGATATTAAGAAAACAAAAGATCTTCTTTATGGCATTCTAAACAACCATCCATTAATTTTAAAAACTCCTGCTGCTGCAGTTAATTTATCTGAATTAGGAGACAGTTCTATCAATTTCTTTACCAGAGGTTGGGTAAAAAAAGAAGACTACTGGACAGTTAAGTTTGAAGTTATGGAACAGGTAAAAGAAGCTTTAGATGAAGCCGGAATCGATATTCCTTATCCACACAGAGTAAACATCAACAAAAACGAATAATATTTTAAAAGGTAGGTTTCTTTTTCTTTTCAGGAATAACCACAAAATCTTTTAAGTAAAATGGTTCAAAATAAGCGACATCTTCGATGTCGTTTTTTTTGTACTTATCATAAGATAATTTTGCCATTTCTTTCGCAGAAGGGAACATATCATCAATAAAAACTGCATTTTTATGGGTAATTATTTCTTTACATTTATGAGCTCCATCACCTAAAAAGTAAACGGTATTTGTTTCTAAATAATCAGAAAAAGAATTTTCATCAATTATCTCTGCTTTAATATCTCTAATTTGTTCATATTTTTCATTAAAAACCGCAGCATAAACCTCCATTCTTCTAGCATCTAACATCGGTATAATAATGCCTTTTTCTAAAGAAGTAGCATATGCTAAAGATTCTAATGTTTTAATAGAAATTAAAGGCTTATCAAAAGCAAAACAAAGCCCTTTTGCGGCAGAAACTCCAATTCTAAGACCAGTATAAGACCCCGGTCCTTTACTAACGGCTACAGCATCTATTTCAGTAGAAGTAATATTTACTTCATTTAATACATCTAAAATAAAAGGGTGTAATACTTCTGCATGAGAATAATTACCATTATTCAATTCTTTTATTGCTATAACTTGCCCGTCTTTTGCAAGACTTACAGAGCAGTTCTTGGTTGCGGTTTCTATGTTAAGGATAATTGCCAATTGTTCTATTTTTATGCAAATATAAGTTATAGAAAAAAGAAAACCTCGCAAATGTGCGAGGCTTCATAAGGAATCTTTATTTTATTTATTCTAGAATCAATTCTCCAGAATAGAATTGTAATACTTTCGTTTTAAAAACATAATCGTATTTAGAGCGTATCATGGTAGCTTCTGCATTTACCAAACGGGTTCTTACTTGATCAAAATCAAACAAAGTAATGGTTCCGTAATTATAACGTTCTTGTGCATTTTTAAAAGCTTCTTTTTGTGCTTCTAAAGAAATGTTTGAAGCTTCGTAGGTTTTTAATGCAGACTTAACATCTAAAAAAGATTGTTCTATCGTTTGCTTTAAATTTAATTTTTCACTTTCTAATTGAGTTTCAGAAATCTCTTTATTAATCATCGATTTAGCGACACTATTTTTTGTTTGAAATCTGTTAAAAATAGGAATACTAAGAGAAACACCTAATCCGTGTTGTAACCTATCTTCAAACTGGGCAAAGAAAGAAGAGTTCGTTTGATTTGGTAACAAGTTATTAAACTGATGATAATAAGAATTACCAGAACTAACAGAATATGATAAAGTAGGTAAAAAAGCTCCTTTAGAAATATCAATATTTAAATCTGCATTTTCTATTGCCAATTTAGCTCTTTCTATTTCTGGCATTTCCTCTAATGATTTTTCATATACGTCATCAGAATTTTTAAATAATAAAGTTGATGTAGGAGTACCAACATCTATAGAAGTAATATCGAAATTTTGAACCGGTACTTGTAATAGTTGCGCTAAGTTTAACAAAGCTAAGTCTAACGCATTTTCTTGTGCAATAACATTTTGTAAGTCTGTAGCAGCTGTAGATTGCGCGTTTAAAAGATCTCCTTTAGCAATAACTCCAGAATTAAATCTACTCTCCGCAGCTTCAATTTGTTTTTTACTAATCTCATACTGCACTTTACCAGAACTTAAATTTTCTTTAGCAAATAATATATTTAAATAACCATTTACAACAAATAAAGAAATATCATTTTCTATCTTCTTTAAATCTAACAAACTAGACTTTACACCTAACTGAGCTTGTTTATAAGTGTTCGTATTTCTAAAACCATTAAAAATAATTCCACCACCAGATAAACTTAAACTAGATGAAAAATTATTTGTGTTTTTTAATACTCCGTTTTCATCTGAAGATAAACCTGCATTAAATCTTCCTCCAGTAGAAAGGTTTAAGTTTGGTAAAAAATTTCCCTTAGCAATAGCAACATCTTTTTTAGCTAGCTCTAAGCTTAATTTATTTTGTTGGATAGAAATATTTTTCTCTAAAGCTTGATCTACACATTCTTTAAGTGTCCATTGTTTCTGTGAAAAGGTAGTAATAGTGGTTAAAAAAGCTACAAATAGGATCAATTTAGTTTTCAAAACGTATTATTTTTTAGTTGATATAATATAGATTGTAATTACAAAAGAATAACTTTTCTTTTGAAGTTAAAAATAAGACGACTAAAAGTAAAATTTGTTACAAAAAAAAAACACTTATAATCCTATTTCTCATTTATCCTTTTATATTTATAAATTACAAAAAGCAAAAGACCTACTAAAAGATAGGGAAATACCATTAAATAGGTTATTCCATTATTAATACCTTCTGCCATAGAACTATCTCCATTTTCTACAACAGCTTTACACATTGCACATTGAGAAAATGAAATTTTCGATGTAAAAAACATCATCAAAAAAAATACTAAAACTCTTTTTTTATACATAGTAAGGAGATATCATTAAATAGACAATTACACCAGTAACAGCAACATACAACCATAAAGGAAAAGTAAATTTGGCTATTTTTTTATGTTGTGGAAAATTACCCAATTTTGCTCTCATATAAGTTGTGAGTACAAAAGGAATTACAATTATTGATAAAATAATATGCGTGAATAAAATAAAATAATAAACGTATTTTATAATCCCTTCTCCTCCAAAAGATGTAGAATTTGAACTCATATGATATCCAATATAAAGCAAAAGAAAAATAAGAGAACATGCTATTGCAACCGTATTAAGTTGCTCATGTAATTTTATATTTCCTTTTTTAACTGCAATAACTGCCGCTATTAAAAGAACAGCTGTAACGCCATTGATAGAGGCATAAATTGGAGGTAAAAATGTTAACGGTTCTACATTAAAACCTAAATCTTTTAGATTAACACCAAACAAAGCTGCAACAGCTATAGGAATTACAATGGATAAACCAGTTATAATTTTCTTATACTTTTTTTCTTGTGCTAAATTACTCATTCAACAAAATTTTAATATCTTCTTTTAATTCTTTAACCTGATCTGCAAAACCTTGTTCAGACAAAGCTCTGTAATACATAATAGGATTACCGTACTCGTCTTTTCTAGATCTAATATTTCCTTCTTTATCTACCAAAGCAAATAAGCCAGAATGTTCAAAACCACCATGTTCTTCAGCACCTTTACCTGCAAACAGTTTAAAACCTTTATTAGCTAAATCATACACTACCTCTTCCCCTTTACCCGTTAATAAGTGCCAGTTTTTATGTGTAATCTGATTCACTTTAGCATATTCCTTTAAAACTTCTGGAGTATCAATGTCTGGTGTTATAGAAAAAGAAGCTATTCCAAAATTATTATTGGAAGCAAATTTATCTTGAATTGTTACCATTTTCTTATTCATTAGAGGACAAATGGTTGGACAAGTAGAAAAGAAAAATTCTACAACATACACCTTGCCTTCATAATCTTTATTGCTAATAGTTGTTCCGTTTTGATCTATAAATTCAAAATCTGGAACTTTGTTAAATGTGTATAAGTCATTTTTGCTTGTTCCTTTTTTATCAACCTTATTCAATCTATCTTCTTGGACAAGATCATTGTCGTTTATTCTGCTATCTAAGTTTCTAACAACATAAATTCCGAATAAAAGAATAATAAATGAAACACCTATATAAGAATACTTTTTGTTCATAACCCTACTTCTTTTCTATCTGCTTTGTTCTTATTATTTTCTTTAAAAGCGGCATAATACTCGTAATAAAGTACCAATACATCATCTTTTAATTTTGCGTTTAACACAGAAACTGAATTCATATTATAGCCAAATAATTTTCCATCAACACTATCTGCATCTTTCACTCTACCTCTTAGATCTCCATTTTTATCAATCAAAAAAACATTAGATGTATACAAGTTAGATAATGTATCATTTGAATTAAACCCAGCGTGTAATGCTTTAATTTGTTCTTTAGAGCCTGCTGTAAATTTCCATTTTACCATATCCGTAAAAGCACCTATTTCTTTTTTTAGAACAGCTACCTCATTCTCTTTTCCTTCTGGATAAACAGCAATGATTTGAAATTGATTATATTCTATAAATTTCTTATAAATTTTCTCATTCAAATTAAAGAATCCCCCCTTATTAGAATCCATATCGTTTCCTAAAAAACAAACAACAGAAATCTTGCCTTTAAATGTGTTTGATGAATCTAACGTAGAAATATCTACAACATTGCTTGTAACAACAGGTAGTTTGCTAAAATTATTTGTTCCGGTTGATAAAATTAAAAAACAAATTAATGGGAAAATAAAAAGTAAAAATAAAACAACTCTTTTTTTAGTAAGTTTCATCATTGTTAAAAATTATAAATTAACCGCAAAAAGCGTAAAGTTTTTTTTTATCACCCCAGGTAAGTTCTTTCTAAGTCTTAATTGGTAATAAAGAAATTCTAGATATTTTATTGTTAGTCTTAGATTATAAGAACCTATATTTTGTATATAAAAAAAGGTGGTTAAAACCACCTTTTTAAATTTTTAAATTACCATTTTACAAGTGGTGCTAAAACGCTATGTAAATAATTACCTTCTATTAAAAAAAGTGTTAATAAATAACAAATTAAGAAAACAGAGGTCCAAACTACAGAACGTCTTAACCATTTATTTTCTGCTTCTAAGTGCATAAATGCCCATGCAATGTAATAAGCCTTTACTAATGTTAAAATGATAAATATCCAGTTTAAAGGACTTGTACCTAAAATACTAGTAAGGTGTAAAGATGCTGGTTTTATAATACCTAATACAACCTCTACAGTAGTTATAAGTGTTAATAGTACTAAAACTATCCAGATTCTTTTTGTGTTTGATTCGTGTGCGTGTGCCATTTTTAATCTTATTTTAGATTCCTACTTTCACAGGAAAGACAATTTAATTAGAACTTTTAGGCAATGCCTAGAGGTCTTTATTTTTTTTTATACTAAGTAGAAGAATGTGAATACAAATACCCAAACTAAATCTACAAAGTGCCAATACAACCCTACTTTCTCTACCATTTCATAATGTCCTCTACGCTCATAAGTACCTAGTACTACGTTAAAGAAAATAATGATATTAATGATAATTCCAGAAAGTACGTGAAATCCGTGAAAACCTGTGATAAAGAAAAAGAAATCTGCAAAACTTGTGTTTCCATATTCATTAACTTTTAGGTTAGCTCCTTCAACAACCATTTTTGTTTTGGCTAACTGCGCCATTCCTTCTTCTCTAGAAAGGATGATCTTTTGTTTTGTTGCTGGGTCAATCAATTCTGAACGAATTAATACGTCTGGATTTGATTTGTATGATTCCTGAATTTGAGCAACAGAATACGTAGCAATCGCTTCTTCTTTCTCAAACCACAATCCGTTTTCTCTTTCGTGTAAGACTCTTCCGTCTGTTCTTTCTCCTACAACAAAATCAGACAATGCTATTTGATGAAATATTGGTTCTCCATCGGCATCAACACCATCTTGTGTTGCAAATTGTAAAAGTCTACCATCTGTAGTTTTTACAGCACCATAAGTACCATTAATAAAGTTTTTCCATTCCCAAGCTTGAGAACCGATAAAAATTACTCCAAAAATAATAGTGGCAAACATGTACCAAGCTACTCTTTTTTGTTTCATTTGATGACCTGCATCAACGGCTAAAACCATTGTTACAGAAGATATAATAAGAATAAAGGTCATTAATGCAACATAATACATTGGTGCATGTACACCATGTAAACCAGGAAAATGTGTAAACACTTCATCGGCGATAGGCCAAGAATCCATAAATTTAAATCGTGTTAAACCGTAAGCGGCTAAAAACCCTGAAAAGGTTAAAGCATCAGAAACGATAAAAAACCACATCATCATTTTACCATAACTTGCTCCTAGTGGTTTTTGTGTACCACCATTCCAAGTATCTTTACCATCTGTAGGTATAGCAATATTTGCTTCCATATAATAATCTCTGTTAATTAATTCTTAGTTAGTTTGCCAAAAATAACTATTTTTCATCACCTAATAAAATAGAAAAAGAAAAATAGATAAATCCATAGTATATCTACAAAATGCCAAAAGATTGCACCTAGTTCAAACCCAAGCATATTGTCTGATTTGTATTTGTATTTAAAATGATTATAAATAACAACCAAAAGCACTAGAACACCTGCCAACAGGTGTAAAATATGCATAAATGTAATTCCTATTATAAAAGATGTTGATACAGTACTCTCTGGTCCTGTAAAAAATAACCCTACACTTTTTAACTGATTAAAGCCTACATATTGTTGCCAAATAAACCCTATCCCTAACAATAAAGTAACAACAATCATCACTAAAGAGAGCTGTCTTTTATCATTTTTTAAGAATTTTTGTGAGAAAAAAAGCGTAATACTACTTGCAATAATTAAAAATGTACTGATATAAAATGATTGCGGTAAGTTAAAAGTAACCCAATCATCTCTTTCCATACTTATTACATAAGCACTTGTTAGTCCTGCAAAAAACATCACCATACTAATCATGGAAATCCATAACATAGGTTTTGCAGTCTTTTTCTTAGCAATCACTAATTCTTCTTCTATTCTCTGTTCTCTTACCATTATTAATGTAAAAATTTATCAACTACGTATACAATTTGCACTACTGTAATATATAAAACACTAGACAACATTAATTTTCTAGCATCAACGTTATCTTCACTTTTATGCAACTTAACACCAAAATATAACATATATACTCCTAAAAGAGCAACAATTACAGCTGTTATTGGGTGAATGTAAAATGCTCCAGATAATTTTAAAACTGGAGAAATCGATACCAATATCATTATTACTGTGTAAAAAATAATCTGTTTTACGGCTCCTTTATTTTTTTGCCCCATTGGCAACATATTAAAACCTGCTTTTTTATACTCTTCATGTTGTAACCAACCAATAGCCCAAAAATGTGGAAACTGCCAGAAAAACTGAATCATAAACAAAAAACCTGCTTCCATACCAAATTGATTGGTAGCAGCTACCCAACCTAACATAAAAGGAATGGCTCCCGGAATGGCACCAACAAAAACAGATAAAGGTGTTACTGGTTTTAAAGGTGTATAAACACTTGTATATAAAAATATGGAAATAGCACCAAACAAAGCTGTTTTAGCGTTGATACTATATAATATTGACAACCCAGATACTGTAAATAGTATTGCAATTGTAAGCGCAACATTAACAGACATTCTACCGGTTGGTAAAGGTCTATTTTGCGTACGTTTCATAATAAGGTCTGTATCTTTTTCTATGATTTGATTAAATGCATTTGATGCACCAACCATAAAAAAACCTCCAATGGCTAACATTAAAAGCGTAAAATAATTTACAACATCTATAGCCAATAAATAACCGGCAACGGAAGAAAATACAACACTTAATGACAAACCAACTTTTGTAAGTTGTTTAAAGTCTGAAATTATAGCTTGCATAGATATTTTATTGTCTGTAATTACTGTTGATTCCATTCTATAAAAATAGTTTGCAAAGATATTTGATAATTATGACTTTACCATCCTTTTAGTTGGGTTTTAACTATAAATAAAAAACCCACTCAATAAATTGAGTGGGAAAATTGCTATGAAAAAGAAAAAGTGTGACTTAATTAAAAATCACACTGCAAATGTATGTATAATACTCTTATGTTTTTCTTAAAAAAATATTAAAATTTAAAAATCGAAATACCAATTAAACAAATCGGCTCTTACCCCTACTGAAAACCAAACATTAGAACCAGATGGATAACTTGTTAAATCTGAATCTGAAGAGAAGTTTCTGTAAGATAAACCCGCAAATAGATTCGTATTCGTAGAAGGATTTATTAAATAATTGGCTTGTACGTCTGCAATAAAGACATTTGCAGCATTACCTTGTGCAAGCTCTATACCCGTATCTGACAATCTATCGTTATAAGATTGATAAATATCACCACCATAACTTATTGCCTGATCTTCTAAATCGAATCCCTTTTTACCTACAATAATTTTTGCACTACCACTCCATCTATCTTTTTTATATCTAGCAATAGCAATTGCTTCCCAAAAGTTAGCACCCCACAAATGCCCAAGAGGCTGACTGTAATTACCGTAATTTAATATTGGTGATTTATGTGCAAAGGTATAAGGACGAGCACGATTGTACTCTAACTGTAAAAATAAGTTTTCTACTTTA encodes the following:
- a CDS encoding toxin-antitoxin system YwqK family antitoxin; translated protein: MKNILTLIVLCVATIGYAQDRETTYTIEGDLVKATYYYEDGSISTEGYFKDKKLTGQWTRFDKNGNKTQIAKYNDGKKVGKWFVWNDESLKEINYNNNAIVSVNLWKHEAKLAANK
- a CDS encoding VanZ family protein; translated protein: MPKIETGINNVDKIYHLIAYFTLSVTWLFSFYRKPTLKYVIVICCIFFGIIIEVLQQTLTTYRTGDYKDAIANTVGILLGFIIFNQILKKITVNSY
- a CDS encoding energy transducer TonB, giving the protein MEIKKNPKSNLENYSKIFMQIGLVLALFVTYAAIENKTYDKVIGDLGTVSMNADMEEETVITEKIEPIKPKTPPPPAPEKIEIVEDEEEVEETVIESTETDETEAVEVEEIVEIQEVEEVVEDVSFMIIEDVPVFPGCKGSKNELKACFSKMVQKHFSRKFDANLPNELGLSSGRKRVFIGFKIDKNGNIVDVNARAPHPKIKSEVISVMKQLPKMKPGRQRGKPVGVKYSIPFTLIVE
- a CDS encoding S9 family peptidase, producing the protein MKTYLILIFSTLLLYSCNQEIKKTENFSPLINYQYLIKTNNDFKLPTETYKIRYKSNGLEITGFLTIPKDLQKYPTIIYNRGGNRDFGTFTTKSLIYQQYLSSNGFIVLSSQLRGNMHSEGKDEFGGKDLNDILKLIEINKSLKYSNQNIGVFGISRGGLNAYQISRLTDEIKAIAVVGAPTDLRLDFDTRPEMYEKVLKELIGDTINFKKEYDYRSPIKWVNEINEPTLILHGSDDWKVKPINAELMIKEMKRLNKEFDFQIVENGDHGLNTHRNIRNEKVINWFRKYLK
- a CDS encoding DUF1304 family protein is translated as MNTIQIILISLVVIIHMYIVYIEMAVWTSEKAMNAFAIKTK
- a CDS encoding mechanosensitive ion channel family protein, producing the protein MKKYLEYLEKLIIEYTPKVLVALAILIIGLLVIKLIVKGAKKAMNKGGIDTTLQTFLSNLLGWVLKILLIIVVISKLGVETTSFAAIIAAAGLAVGLALQGSLANFAGGVLIMIFKPFKLGDFIEAQGESGTVKQIEIFTTKLNTTDNKEIIIPNGTLSNGNIVNYSTEATRRVDFTFGVGYDSDIKKTKDLLYGILNNHPLILKTPAAAVNLSELGDSSINFFTRGWVKKEDYWTVKFEVMEQVKEALDEAGIDIPYPHRVNINKNE
- the gcvH gene encoding glycine cleavage system protein GcvH, coding for MNLPSELKYTKDHEWIKVEGDVATVGITEFAQGELGDIVYVDVDTLDDTVEEGDVFGSVEAVKTVSDLFMPLSGEVIEFNEELEEEPELVNSDPYGKGWMIKIKISDSSQINDLLDAAAYQELIEG
- a CDS encoding DUF1304 domain-containing protein, coding for MAANQGLYNGFIVAGLIWSLIAVKVDVAIFFLSCVAIAGLYGAYSIKIIRILYVQTIPTALGIISLLIL
- the tsaB gene encoding tRNA (adenosine(37)-N6)-threonylcarbamoyltransferase complex dimerization subunit type 1 TsaB; its protein translation is MAIILNIETATKNCSVSLAKDGQVIAIKELNNGNYSHAEVLHPFILDVLNEVNITSTEIDAVAVSKGPGSYTGLRIGVSAAKGLCFAFDKPLISIKTLESLAYATSLEKGIIIPMLDARRMEVYAAVFNEKYEQIRDIKAEIIDENSFSDYLETNTVYFLGDGAHKCKEIITHKNAVFIDDMFPSAKEMAKLSYDKYKKNDIEDVAYFEPFYLKDFVVIPEKKKKPTF